A genomic segment from Saimiri boliviensis isolate mSaiBol1 chromosome 14, mSaiBol1.pri, whole genome shotgun sequence encodes:
- the GJC2 gene encoding gap junction gamma-2 protein: MTNMSWSFLTRLLEEIHNHSTFVGKVWLTVLVVFRIVLTAVGGEAIYSDEQAKFTCNTRQPGCDNVCYDAFAPLSHVRFWVFQIVVISTPSVMYLGYAVHRLARASEQERRRALRRRPGPRRAPRAHLPPPHTGWPEPADLGEEEPMLGLGEEEEEEEPGAAEGAAEDAEEAGAEEACAKGAGADGKAAGTPSPAGQHDGRRRIQREGLMRVYVAQLVARAAFEVAFLVGQYLLYGFEVRPFFPCSRRPCPHVVDCFVSRPTEKTVFLLVMYVVSCLCLLLNLCEMAHLGLGSAQDAVRGRRGPPAAAPNPAPRPPPCAFPAPAAGLACPPDYSLVVRAAERARAHDQNLANLALQALREGAATGDRDRDTSPCAGLPAASRAPPRAGAPASGTGSATSAGTVGEQGRPGAHERPGAKPRAGSEKGSASSKDGKTTVWI, encoded by the coding sequence ATGACCAACATGAGCTGGAGCTTCCTAACGCGGCTGCTGGAGGAGATCCACAACCACTCCACCTTCGTGGGCAAGGTGTGGCTCACGGTGCTGGTGGTCTTCCGCATCGTGCTGACGGCCGTGGGCGGCGAGGCCATCTACTCGGACGAGCAGGCCAAGTTCACCTGCAACACGCGGCAACCGGGCTGCGACAACGTCTGCTACGACGCCTTCGCGCCCCTGTCGCACGTGCGCTTCTGGGTCTTCCAGATCGTGGTCATCTCCACGCCCTCGGTCATGTACCTGGGCTACGCCGTGCACCGCCTGGCCCGCGCGTCCGAGCAGGAGCGGCGCCGCGCCCTCCGCCGCCGCCCCGGGCCCCGCCGCGCGCCCAGGGCGCACCTGCCGCCCCCGCACACCGGCTGGCCCGAGCCCGCCGACCTGGGCGAGGAGGAGCCCATGCTGGGCCtgggcgaggaggaggaggaggaggagccaggggCGGCCGAGGGCGCCGCGGAGGACGCGGAGGAGGCCGGCGCGGAGGAGGCGTGCGCCAAGGGGGCCGGCGCGGACGGGAAGGCGGCGGGGACCCCGAGCCCGGCTGGGCAGCACGACGGGCGGAGGCGCATCCAGAGGGAGGGCCTGATGCGCGTGTACGTGGCCCAGCTGGTGGCCAGGGCGGCCTTCGAGGTGGCCTTCCTGGTGGGCCAGTACCTGCTGTACGGCTTCGAGGTGCGGCCGTTCTTCCCCTGCAGCCGCCGGCCCTGCCCGCACGTGGTGGACTGCTTCGTGTCGCGCCCCACTGAGAAGACGGTCTTCCTGCTGGTCATGTACGTGGTCAGCTGCCTGTGCCTGCTGCTCAACCTCTGCGAGATGGCCCACCTGGGCCTGGGCAGCGCGCAGGACGCCGTGCGCGGCCGCCGCGGCCCCCCGGCCGCCGCCCCCAACCCAGCGCCGCGCCCCCCGCCCTGCGCTTTCCCGGCCCCGGCCGCCGGCTTGGCCTGCCCCCCCGACTACAGCCTGGTGGTGCGGGCGGCCGAGCGCGCTCGGGCGCACGACCAGAACCTAGCAAACCTGGCCCTGCAGGCGCTGCGCGAAGGGGCGGCCACCGGGGACCGCGACCGGGACACTTCGCCGTGCGCGGGCCTCCCTGCGGCCTCCCGGGCGCCCCCCAGGGCAGGCGCCCCCGCGTCCGGAACTGGCAGTGCCACTTCTGCTGGCACCGTCGGGGAGCAGGGCCGGCCCGGGGCCCACGAACGCCCAGGAGCCAAGCCCAGGGCGGGCTCCGAGAAGGGCAGCGCCAGCAGCAAGGACGGGAAGACCACCGTGTGGATCTGA